The following proteins are co-located in the Paenibacillus sp. JNUCC32 genome:
- a CDS encoding ABC transporter substrate-binding protein, producing the protein MRKKWLSLGLSLILAAGIAGCGGSDNNNGNGGTTNGKPDGGTAAPSTETGQPVQLKYWTDDRHDQEYIKELINKFNETNGDNIQVELTVMSENYAQSVDIAFSSNQAPDVLRLKSANTSGFVKKGYLAPIDEYFTDDLKAKFGSLLIDDVNRFDGKVYSLANTGLTMRLVYNKDLFAKAGIENPPKSLQEMVEDAKKITEVGKAEGIYGFALNFKNPKQAFDRSVREILSLSGYQGLGFDLKTGQFDFEPYSQVIEYFKQMHKDGSILPGAEALDIDPLRAQFAAGKIGMYLSFSTEPGVYMDQFPTEINWGGALAPTLDGEIKGTSEIVSAGTWLGISAQSANKEAAWKFMQYMYGDEVLKTYHEKGFGIAIVPSIVEQAKDPEINGMEGFLVGEHDSLWPASPNVTPEGSTYADAFFKYILTDEDLKAVTEDLNTRYNAALSKAVEKGEVTVTPNPAFDPTKPQGE; encoded by the coding sequence ATGCGAAAAAAATGGTTAAGCCTCGGCTTGAGCCTCATTCTGGCCGCCGGGATCGCAGGCTGCGGCGGGAGCGACAACAACAATGGCAATGGCGGTACGACGAATGGCAAGCCTGACGGCGGAACGGCAGCACCATCAACCGAGACGGGCCAACCCGTACAGCTTAAATACTGGACTGACGACCGTCATGACCAGGAGTATATCAAGGAATTAATCAACAAGTTCAACGAAACTAACGGCGATAACATCCAGGTGGAATTGACGGTCATGTCCGAGAATTACGCGCAAAGCGTCGACATTGCATTTTCCAGCAACCAAGCGCCGGATGTACTGCGTCTCAAGAGCGCCAATACATCCGGATTCGTCAAAAAAGGGTATCTCGCGCCGATTGACGAGTATTTTACCGATGACTTGAAAGCGAAGTTCGGCAGCCTGCTGATCGACGATGTCAACCGTTTTGACGGCAAGGTGTACTCGCTCGCCAATACCGGCCTCACCATGCGCCTAGTCTACAACAAGGATCTTTTTGCCAAAGCGGGCATCGAGAATCCTCCGAAGTCGCTGCAGGAAATGGTGGAGGATGCCAAGAAAATTACCGAAGTCGGCAAAGCCGAGGGCATCTATGGTTTTGCGCTGAACTTCAAAAATCCGAAGCAAGCATTTGACCGTTCCGTCCGGGAGATTCTTTCCTTGAGCGGTTATCAGGGACTTGGCTTTGATCTGAAAACAGGCCAATTCGATTTCGAGCCTTACTCGCAGGTCATTGAATATTTCAAGCAAATGCATAAAGACGGAAGCATTCTGCCTGGAGCGGAAGCGCTGGATATCGACCCGCTGCGCGCCCAGTTCGCCGCAGGCAAAATCGGGATGTATCTTTCCTTCTCGACGGAGCCGGGAGTGTACATGGATCAATTCCCGACCGAAATCAACTGGGGGGGCGCGTTGGCTCCAACGCTGGACGGTGAGATCAAGGGAACTTCCGAAATCGTGTCCGCCGGAACGTGGCTCGGCATCAGCGCCCAATCGGCCAATAAGGAAGCGGCTTGGAAATTCATGCAGTATATGTACGGCGATGAGGTTCTGAAGACCTATCATGAAAAAGGCTTCGGTATTGCCATTGTGCCAAGCATTGTAGAACAGGCTAAAGATCCGGAGATCAATGGCATGGAAGGCTTCCTGGTCGGGGAACACGACTCGCTCTGGCCTGCTTCGCCAAACGTTACTCCGGAGGGTTCCACCTATGCGGACGCTTTCTTCAAATATATCCTTACCGATGAAGACCTAAAAGCGGTTACGGAGGATTTAAACACAAGATACAACGCCGCATTGTCCAAGGCGGTGGAGAAAGGTGAGGTCACTGTAACGCCGAACCCAGCCTTTGATCCAACGAAACCGCAGGGAGAATAA
- a CDS encoding cache domain-containing sensor histidine kinase: MKSLEYLRRQSFRNKLKVAFLAVIVLSVLMTGGLSYYISAATLEKNALKLTQDTVVRSAQIVDEKLNKLMLIMMTFMISQPFYDMLKDAASEDASRYYTHLNDLDNVFSQARIAEPLIQSIYVFTPIGEFYPSSMNRNRLTAFEDTVLYSRIEQEKKNLWVEGHEDMLFSGKERVISLILEPIFDTPVSGVYIVVNIREDGFRKLVQGNTAEGASSFLLNADGDTVYPVKEPLVRQAVETGDLSGMMNRSEGSQPFDLDGQTYLLNYARLGIADWTMTTIRSRADVLHGMVYVKWLIAGVTLAAFTVTTLISGAFSRYLLKPLQGLLKVMKRVENNDLTARFESGSGDELAQVGFRFNRMLEQIVVLIDEVTEAQTHKRTAEIKALSAQMDPHFLYNTLNTIYWKLKLKQIEPSQQMVMSLSRLFQLGLNNGQEITTMSKELEHVRQYLELQLSCYEDLFSYEIHVREPEVSSISIPRIILQPLVENSILHGFRDLKNGGLIEIEISGDEKRWTIAVRDNGRGMDEAQVRALFWLESKKGYAVSNLIRRLRLYYGDGAEFHVDSAPERGTEIRISLPKKGEHLDEQS, encoded by the coding sequence GTGAAAAGCTTGGAGTATCTCCGCAGGCAATCGTTCCGCAACAAACTCAAGGTCGCTTTTCTGGCTGTCATCGTGCTTTCTGTCCTGATGACCGGAGGATTGTCTTATTATATCTCGGCTGCCACGCTGGAAAAGAATGCGCTGAAGCTCACGCAGGACACGGTGGTCAGGTCAGCACAGATCGTGGATGAGAAGCTGAATAAACTGATGCTGATTATGATGACGTTTATGATCAGCCAGCCTTTCTACGACATGCTGAAGGATGCCGCCTCCGAGGATGCCAGCAGATATTACACGCATCTGAACGATCTTGATAACGTTTTCTCGCAGGCGCGGATTGCCGAGCCGCTTATCCAATCGATCTACGTATTTACGCCGATCGGCGAATTTTATCCTTCGTCCATGAACCGCAATCGGCTCACCGCATTCGAGGACACCGTGCTGTATTCGCGCATCGAACAGGAGAAAAAGAATCTGTGGGTGGAGGGGCATGAGGACATGCTATTCTCCGGCAAGGAACGTGTCATTTCGCTTATTCTGGAGCCGATCTTTGACACGCCGGTCAGCGGTGTCTATATTGTCGTGAATATCCGTGAGGACGGCTTCCGCAAGCTGGTGCAGGGAAACACCGCGGAAGGAGCGTCCAGCTTCTTGCTGAACGCTGATGGAGATACGGTTTACCCCGTGAAGGAACCGCTGGTCAGGCAAGCGGTGGAGACGGGAGATTTGAGCGGCATGATGAACCGCTCGGAGGGAAGTCAGCCTTTTGATCTGGACGGCCAAACCTATCTGCTTAATTATGCCCGTCTCGGCATAGCGGATTGGACGATGACCACCATTCGTTCCCGGGCCGACGTGCTCCATGGCATGGTATACGTCAAATGGCTGATCGCCGGGGTTACGCTGGCAGCTTTTACCGTCACCACGTTGATTTCGGGCGCATTTTCACGCTATTTGCTAAAGCCGCTGCAAGGGCTTCTGAAGGTGATGAAGCGGGTCGAGAACAACGATCTGACCGCCCGTTTTGAGAGCGGCAGCGGAGATGAACTGGCTCAAGTGGGATTTCGGTTTAACCGGATGCTGGAACAGATTGTGGTGTTGATTGATGAGGTTACGGAAGCGCAGACGCATAAGCGAACTGCAGAGATCAAGGCGCTGTCGGCGCAGATGGACCCGCATTTTCTGTACAACACGCTCAATACCATCTACTGGAAATTGAAACTGAAGCAGATCGAACCGTCGCAGCAAATGGTCATGTCGCTCTCCCGCCTGTTCCAACTCGGGCTGAACAATGGTCAGGAAATTACGACAATGTCGAAAGAGCTGGAGCATGTGCGCCAGTATTTGGAACTGCAGTTAAGCTGCTATGAAGACTTATTCTCTTATGAGATCCATGTACGCGAACCGGAGGTGTCATCGATTTCGATTCCACGCATCATTTTGCAGCCGCTGGTCGAAAACAGCATTTTGCACGGTTTTCGCGACCTGAAGAACGGCGGCCTAATCGAAATCGAAATTAGCGGGGATGAGAAACGCTGGACGATTGCCGTACGCGATAACGGCAGGGGCATGGATGAGGCCCAAGTGCGCGCACTCTTTTGGCTAGAATCGAAAAAGGGATATGCGGTGTCTAATTTGATCCGGCGGCTCCGGCTCTATTATGGGGACGGTGCGGAATTTCACGTAGACAGTGCGCCGGAACGCGGAACCGAAATACGGATTTCTTTACCCAAGAAAGGGGAGCATTTGGATGAGCAATCCTGA
- a CDS encoding carbohydrate ABC transporter permease — protein MSMKWRRLGENALFLSPSIILTVALGIYPLLWMLRYMFYDYAGYGDALFVGLDNFRRLMRDALFWESVGNTFIYAGGKLLLTLPLSLLLAVILNGKLRGGNLLRGIYFMPTIISTAVISVVFYTIFNSYNGMVNTVLMKLHLVSQPIDWLGPKHAMLTVILVAVWGAVGNYMLLFLAGLQSIPQDLYESAAMDGANAGRRFWSITLPMLAPVAQLVIMLAIIASLKGYESIMLITEGGPIGKTEVMYLYLYKLLFPVSTGSPVEQQLGYGSAVGFATAVIVGAITGLYFLLSRKMNKLY, from the coding sequence GTGAGTATGAAATGGAGACGGCTGGGGGAGAATGCTCTGTTTCTGTCCCCCAGCATCATTTTGACGGTGGCTCTGGGTATCTATCCCTTGTTATGGATGCTGCGTTATATGTTTTATGACTATGCCGGGTATGGCGATGCGCTGTTCGTTGGGCTGGACAATTTCCGTCGGCTGATGCGCGATGCGTTGTTCTGGGAATCGGTTGGCAATACCTTTATCTATGCCGGGGGCAAGCTGCTGCTAACGCTGCCGTTGTCCCTGCTGCTCGCGGTCATCCTGAACGGCAAGCTGCGGGGCGGAAATCTGCTGCGCGGGATCTATTTTATGCCGACGATCATCAGCACCGCGGTTATCTCCGTGGTGTTCTATACGATCTTCAATTCCTATAACGGGATGGTAAACACCGTATTGATGAAGCTGCATCTTGTCTCGCAGCCCATCGACTGGCTCGGCCCAAAGCATGCGATGCTTACGGTCATTCTTGTGGCGGTATGGGGCGCGGTCGGTAACTATATGCTGCTGTTTCTGGCTGGCTTGCAGAGCATTCCGCAGGATTTGTACGAAAGTGCGGCCATGGACGGCGCGAATGCAGGAAGAAGGTTCTGGAGCATTACGCTTCCGATGCTGGCTCCGGTTGCCCAGTTGGTCATTATGCTTGCGATTATCGCATCCCTGAAAGGCTATGAGAGCATTATGCTGATCACGGAAGGCGGACCGATCGGCAAAACCGAGGTCATGTATCTCTATCTGTATAAACTGTTGTTTCCGGTTTCCACGGGTTCGCCTGTGGAGCAGCAGCTTGGATACGGCAGCGCCGTTGGCTTCGCAACCGCTGTTATTGTGGGTGCGATCACGGGTTTGTATTTCTTATTAAGCCGTAAAATGAACAAGCTTTATTAG
- a CDS encoding helix-turn-helix domain-containing protein, with protein MSNPEAISLCIIDDIKSVVDGLTAMNWEEQGIRVAGVSSNGEEGLKLISGLCPDLVITDIRMPIMDGLSMLRLVLEENPGCKVILISGYADFEYAQQAVQLGAFDFVVKPFTEEEMMSAVLRAKAEVMEERSKRISLWEMENKLRESMPALRQEYFGLLVSHRTSWEEASERWDFLNIELEPHGFVVMLIEIDRFREQVAELAVKEMELIRFSLLNIMQETLAHYAHSVLFRARHDQYLAVLNDSGPSSPIEIAEQCCRNIERYTKFTISVGVGGRAEEISGLPDSYRQAHRALSHHLFTEGNAAIMYDDIHQSGSQEPLALEYKDELLLALRSGNAVRTDAILSTISEALQKRISRQSPDYLLSLYDELAASAIRTLYEMVSYSEIQPMIQKFRTVQGTAGLPLASLQRQLHALCTEGAELVRRNSVSEGQKVIYHAIGYIKGRLSEDITVGECAAHVHLSASYFSSLFKQVTGMTVTQFITSERIHKARQLLVEGAQVQEVAAAVGYEERRYFSEMFKKITGQTPSEFRAGYHMDRPEA; from the coding sequence ATGAGCAATCCTGAAGCGATCAGTCTTTGCATTATCGACGATATTAAGAGCGTGGTGGACGGGTTGACCGCCATGAACTGGGAAGAGCAAGGGATTCGGGTCGCAGGTGTATCGAGCAATGGAGAAGAGGGGCTGAAGCTGATCAGCGGGTTGTGTCCGGATCTGGTTATTACCGATATCCGGATGCCGATCATGGACGGGTTGAGCATGCTGCGTTTGGTTCTGGAAGAGAATCCCGGCTGCAAGGTCATTCTGATCAGCGGCTATGCCGACTTTGAATATGCGCAGCAGGCGGTGCAGCTCGGGGCATTTGATTTTGTGGTGAAGCCCTTCACAGAAGAAGAGATGATGTCGGCTGTGCTGCGAGCCAAAGCAGAGGTTATGGAAGAGAGGTCCAAACGGATAAGTTTGTGGGAAATGGAGAATAAGCTTCGCGAGAGCATGCCGGCGCTGCGGCAGGAATACTTTGGGCTGCTCGTAAGTCACCGCACATCATGGGAAGAGGCATCGGAACGGTGGGATTTTCTGAATATTGAATTGGAGCCGCACGGCTTCGTCGTGATGCTGATTGAAATTGATCGTTTCCGGGAGCAAGTTGCCGAGCTGGCCGTGAAGGAGATGGAGCTGATCCGGTTCTCGCTGTTGAATATTATGCAGGAGACGCTTGCCCATTATGCGCACAGCGTTCTTTTCCGTGCCCGTCATGATCAGTACCTGGCCGTACTGAACGATTCAGGACCGTCCAGTCCGATCGAAATTGCCGAGCAGTGCTGCCGGAATATTGAACGATACACCAAGTTTACGATCTCGGTCGGGGTCGGCGGCAGAGCGGAGGAGATCAGCGGGCTCCCGGATTCTTATCGCCAGGCTCATCGGGCGCTCTCCCATCACTTATTCACTGAAGGCAATGCCGCCATTATGTATGACGATATCCATCAGAGCGGAAGCCAGGAGCCGCTGGCACTGGAGTACAAGGACGAGCTCCTGCTGGCCCTTCGTTCCGGGAATGCTGTCCGGACGGACGCGATTCTGTCCACGATTTCGGAAGCGCTGCAGAAACGGATCTCCCGGCAAAGTCCGGATTATCTCCTCAGCCTGTACGATGAGCTGGCCGCTTCAGCGATCCGCACGCTTTACGAAATGGTTTCATATTCGGAGATACAGCCGATGATTCAGAAATTCAGAACGGTACAAGGGACGGCGGGGCTGCCGCTGGCCTCTTTGCAGCGTCAACTGCATGCCTTGTGCACGGAGGGAGCCGAGCTGGTTCGCCGAAACAGCGTATCCGAAGGGCAGAAGGTTATTTATCATGCCATAGGCTATATCAAGGGCCGCTTGTCCGAGGATATTACCGTTGGCGAATGTGCAGCGCATGTGCATCTAAGCGCCAGCTATTTTTCCAGCTTATTCAAGCAAGTGACCGGGATGACGGTCACGCAGTTTATCACCTCGGAACGCATTCACAAAGCGAGACAGCTGTTGGTAGAGGGAGCGCAGGTGCAGGAGGTGGCTGCGGCGGTAGGGTATGAGGAGCGCAGATATTTCAGCGAGATGTTCAAGAAGATCACCGGCCAGACACCGTCGGAATTCAGGGCGGGCTATCACATGGACCGGCCGGAGGCGTGA